From Deltaproteobacteria bacterium PRO3, the proteins below share one genomic window:
- the nth gene encoding endonuclease III: MPVPKATKILEKLRKLYPEARCGLDYGSPFELLIATILSAQCTDKRVNLVTPALFQRANRPEKILKLGEKGLVSFIKTCGLYQAKAKNILATCEKLVREFEGKVPASLEALTQLPGVGRKTANVVLSNAFDTPAIAVDTHVFRVSRRLGLARGKNPHQVELELQKVIPQKDWSEAHHLLIAHGRGLCSARSPQCEACPLNSECHYFLSERQGGASPSGRAGKTPPGERLSKGRRP; this comes from the coding sequence ATGCCCGTCCCCAAGGCGACAAAGATCCTCGAAAAGCTGCGCAAGCTCTACCCGGAGGCGCGCTGCGGCCTGGACTACGGCTCGCCCTTCGAGCTGCTGATCGCCACCATCCTCTCGGCCCAGTGCACCGACAAGCGCGTCAACCTGGTGACCCCGGCGCTCTTTCAACGGGCGAATCGCCCGGAGAAAATTCTCAAATTGGGCGAGAAGGGCCTCGTTTCCTTCATTAAGACTTGCGGGCTTTATCAGGCCAAGGCCAAAAACATCCTCGCCACCTGCGAGAAATTGGTCCGCGAGTTTGAGGGAAAAGTCCCCGCCTCGCTCGAGGCCCTGACCCAGCTGCCGGGGGTCGGCCGCAAGACCGCCAATGTGGTCCTCTCCAACGCCTTCGACACCCCCGCCATCGCGGTGGACACCCACGTCTTCCGGGTCTCGCGGCGCCTGGGTCTGGCCCGCGGCAAGAACCCCCATCAGGTCGAGCTGGAGCTGCAAAAGGTGATCCCGCAAAAAGACTGGAGCGAGGCCCACCATCTCTTGATCGCCCACGGCCGAGGGCTTTGCTCGGCGCGAAGTCCGCAATGCGAGGCCTGTCCCCTGAACAGCGAATGCCATTACTTTCTAAGCGAGCGGCAAGGCGGGGCTTCCCCGTCAGGCAGGGCAGGGAAAACACCTCCAGGGGAACGGTTGTCGAAAGGTCGACGACCGTAG